In Pseudomonas fluorescens, the following are encoded in one genomic region:
- a CDS encoding flagellar basal body-associated protein FliL — MKAWIMLILALSLPVAAVAEEAKEDAAPKVSYITLSPPFVGNYGLDGTPKLKVYKADVALRVTGDEAAKAVKANEPLIRNQLVALFAQQTTETMNNVEAKEKLRQEALKQTQQVMNDETGKPVVEDLLFNNLIIQ, encoded by the coding sequence TTGAAAGCGTGGATCATGTTGATACTGGCCCTGTCTCTGCCTGTGGCAGCGGTGGCCGAAGAAGCCAAAGAAGATGCAGCTCCGAAGGTCAGTTACATCACCCTGAGCCCGCCATTCGTGGGTAACTACGGGCTGGACGGCACGCCGAAACTCAAGGTCTACAAGGCCGATGTGGCGTTGCGGGTGACCGGTGACGAGGCCGCCAAAGCGGTGAAGGCCAATGAGCCGTTGATCCGCAATCAATTGGTCGCACTGTTCGCCCAGCAGACCACCGAGACGATGAACAACGTCGAGGCCAAGGAAAAGCTGCGTCAGGAAGCCCTGAAGCAGACCCAGCAGGTGATGAACGATGAAACCGGCAAGCCGGTGGTTGAGGATTTGTTGTTTAACAACCTGATCATTCAGTAA
- a CDS encoding NADPH:quinone oxidoreductase family protein produces MKAVLCKAFGPAESLVLEDVASPVAKKNEILLDVHAAGVNFPDTLIIEGKYQFKPPFPFSPGGEAAGVVSAVGEKVSHLKVGDRVMALTGWGSFAEQVAVPGYNVLPIPPSMDFNTAAAFSMTYGTSMHALKQRGNLQPGETLLVLGASGGVGLAAVEIGKAMGARVIAAASSAEKLAVAKAAGADELINYSETSLKDEIKRLTDGQGADVIYDPVGGDLFDQAIRAIAWNGRLLVVGFASGRIPELPVNLALLKGAAVLGVFWGSFAQRQPQDNAANFQQLFGWFAEGKLKPLVSQVYPLSNSAQAINDLGQRKAVGKVVVQVR; encoded by the coding sequence ATGAAAGCCGTGCTGTGCAAAGCCTTCGGCCCTGCCGAATCGCTGGTGCTGGAAGACGTCGCCAGTCCTGTCGCGAAGAAGAATGAAATCCTGCTGGACGTGCACGCCGCCGGGGTGAATTTCCCCGACACGTTGATCATCGAGGGCAAATACCAGTTCAAGCCGCCCTTCCCGTTTTCGCCGGGTGGTGAAGCGGCCGGCGTGGTCAGCGCCGTGGGTGAAAAAGTCAGCCACTTGAAAGTCGGTGACCGGGTCATGGCCCTGACCGGCTGGGGCAGCTTTGCCGAGCAGGTTGCCGTGCCGGGCTACAACGTGTTGCCAATCCCGCCGTCCATGGACTTCAACACTGCCGCCGCCTTCAGCATGACTTACGGCACCTCGATGCACGCCCTCAAGCAGCGCGGCAACCTGCAACCGGGTGAAACCCTGCTGGTGCTTGGTGCCTCCGGCGGTGTCGGCCTGGCGGCGGTGGAAATCGGCAAAGCCATGGGCGCCCGGGTGATCGCGGCGGCCAGCAGCGCAGAGAAACTCGCCGTGGCCAAGGCTGCCGGCGCCGATGAGCTGATCAACTACAGCGAAACCAGCCTGAAGGACGAAATCAAGCGCCTGACCGACGGCCAGGGCGCCGACGTGATCTACGACCCGGTCGGCGGCGACCTGTTCGACCAGGCCATCCGCGCCATCGCCTGGAACGGCCGACTGCTGGTGGTCGGCTTCGCCAGCGGGCGCATTCCCGAATTGCCAGTCAACCTGGCCTTGCTTAAAGGCGCGGCAGTGCTCGGCGTGTTCTGGGGCTCGTTCGCCCAACGCCAGCCGCAAGACAACGCAGCGAACTTCCAGCAGTTGTTTGGCTGGTTTGCCGAGGGCAAGTTGAAACCGCTGGTGTCGCAGGTTTATCCGCTGAGCAATTCAGCCCAAGCCATCAATGATCTTGGCCAGCGTAAAGCGGTCGGGAAAGTGGTGGTGCAGGTTCGCTGA